From Ignavibacteriales bacterium, one genomic window encodes:
- a CDS encoding alpha-N-arabinofuranosidase: MTRRHFLITFTLLCTTGVVFSQSTVNTLVVHADAAKDTISKFIYGQFAEHLGRGIYGGIWVGENSSIPNTRGMRNDVVAALKKIKVSAVRWPGGCFADEYHWGAGIGPRANRPKMVNTNWGGITEDNSFGTHEFMDLCEQLGCEPVICGNIGSGTVKEMSDWVQYLTGDGDNPMTELRRKNGRDKPWRVKFWGVGNETFGCGGIMSADHYANELARYSLFLKNYGANRLYKISSGGLPEDFNWTETIMNKWKNTDGWLQGYLSGYSLHFYTVNDWSNKGSAIDFTENQWFATLSKTLQMEDLVARHSAIMDKYDAHKSIDLIVDEWGTWYDVEPGTNPGFLYQQNTLRDAVVAAVNLNIFHKHCDRVKMSNIAQMVNVLQAMILTQGADMVLTPTYYVFKMYSVHQDAVMLPVELQCESYSNGAASIPALSVSASKDKEGRIHISIANLHPTKALTVRCDVKGTPCSRVSGEIITAASMNAHNDFGKPEAVNMKPFVGAQPHNGILTVSLPAKSVVTLEVN; encoded by the coding sequence ATGACTAGAAGGCATTTCCTGATTACGTTCACATTGCTGTGCACTACGGGTGTTGTGTTCTCACAATCAACGGTGAATACACTTGTGGTTCACGCCGACGCCGCCAAAGACACTATCAGCAAATTCATCTACGGACAATTTGCGGAGCACCTCGGACGCGGCATCTACGGGGGCATTTGGGTGGGAGAGAACAGCTCCATTCCCAATACGCGCGGCATGCGCAACGATGTTGTTGCCGCCCTGAAGAAGATAAAAGTCTCCGCAGTTCGATGGCCCGGCGGATGTTTTGCGGATGAGTATCATTGGGGGGCCGGCATCGGCCCGCGTGCCAATCGTCCCAAGATGGTCAACACGAATTGGGGAGGAATCACAGAAGACAACAGCTTCGGGACGCACGAATTCATGGACCTGTGTGAGCAGCTTGGGTGCGAGCCTGTCATTTGCGGAAACATCGGAAGCGGCACGGTGAAAGAAATGTCAGACTGGGTGCAGTACCTGACTGGAGACGGCGACAATCCAATGACCGAATTACGAAGGAAGAACGGGAGGGACAAGCCATGGAGGGTGAAATTCTGGGGCGTGGGGAATGAGACCTTCGGATGCGGCGGTATCATGTCGGCTGATCACTATGCGAATGAACTTGCGCGATACTCGTTGTTTCTCAAGAACTACGGCGCGAATAGGCTTTACAAGATCTCTTCGGGTGGTCTTCCTGAGGATTTCAATTGGACTGAAACAATCATGAACAAATGGAAGAACACCGACGGCTGGCTTCAGGGATACCTGAGCGGATACTCTCTGCATTTCTATACGGTGAACGATTGGAGCAACAAAGGGTCTGCAATTGATTTCACCGAGAATCAATGGTTCGCTACGCTTTCGAAAACCTTGCAGATGGAGGACCTCGTCGCCAGGCATTCGGCAATAATGGACAAGTATGACGCACACAAAAGTATCGACTTGATTGTGGACGAGTGGGGAACCTGGTATGACGTCGAGCCAGGAACCAACCCCGGCTTTCTGTATCAACAGAACACCCTCCGTGATGCAGTTGTTGCGGCCGTCAACCTGAACATCTTTCATAAGCATTGTGATCGTGTGAAAATGTCGAACATCGCGCAGATGGTGAATGTGCTACAGGCAATGATTCTCACGCAGGGAGCCGACATGGTGTTGACCCCGACGTACTATGTCTTCAAGATGTATTCCGTCCACCAGGACGCTGTGATGCTGCCGGTAGAGTTGCAGTGTGAATCGTACTCCAACGGGGCGGCATCCATACCTGCATTGAGTGTATCCGCATCGAAGGACAAGGAAGGCCGAATCCATATCTCGATTGCAAATCTCCACCCGACGAAAGCGCTGACCGTGCGGTGCGATGTGAAGGGAACACCATGCTCAAGGGTTTCGGGTGAAATCATCACGGCAGCATCGATGAACGCGCATAATGATTTTGGCAAGCCGGAGGCCGTGAACATGAAGCCGTTCGTGGGCGCTCAGCCGCACAATGGGATTCTCACAGTTTCTCTTCCTGCAAAATCTGTCGTGACGCTTGAAGTGAATTGA
- a CDS encoding DUF362 domain-containing protein: MKAWIESLKSSKLSKWFVPVTGILAVIWFLMRVLPKPSRASYPCMRVAYPIASTFVLYVLGLAMSAFALDRMKMHWSTSRTWAAVGFFVVALVTGFLAFQADQPPVFADSSYLDTANVPIGVARGIFPGRVIWDRNPDATNENCGNRSFGDAYYLPKNTNMTVVDGMVRESLLKLTGTSKVRDAMDSLFVSFNTRKGKGALGYKTGEKIFIKTNGIGSTVVDSNNHSIPDLTSYIESRTSPQPVLALLRGLINDYGIPQENISVGDPMRDIQSEYWDIWHTEFPNVRYICHKGGQGRTVAAKGTKPSVFFSDKGGTLRAGSWSDMSVGSPVYQDTLYSVIEEADYLIYVGALKVHERGGMTVIGKLDFGSHVRQNAMHMHMGLVNPDGFTPGGNKNSRFGYSKYRVLVDLMGHKKLGGNSVFYVVDGLWGGRGANLEPVKFKMAPFNNDWPSSILMSQDPVALESVCYDMLKAEFTSDKHAETYPQMVGVDDHLHQAADSANWPTGVRYDPENDGTPIGSLGVHEHWNNATEMSYSKNLRKANGIELLKIIPAVSAAEHEAGPPEEYLLEQNYPNPFNPQTVITFRVPARSHVTLKVYDAAGREVAMLVDEEKSPGRYTVPWDATEMPSGVYFGRLTSAGFAETKKMLLVR; encoded by the coding sequence ATGAAAGCCTGGATAGAGAGTCTGAAAAGTTCAAAGCTCAGCAAGTGGTTTGTTCCTGTCACCGGGATTCTTGCGGTCATTTGGTTTCTCATGCGCGTTCTCCCCAAACCAAGCCGGGCTTCCTATCCTTGCATGCGGGTGGCGTATCCGATAGCGTCAACCTTTGTTCTGTACGTCCTTGGTCTGGCAATGTCAGCCTTCGCATTGGATCGTATGAAAATGCACTGGAGCACATCCCGCACATGGGCGGCGGTTGGGTTCTTTGTCGTTGCCCTCGTGACTGGATTCCTTGCATTCCAGGCAGATCAACCCCCCGTCTTCGCGGATTCGAGCTACCTTGACACAGCCAACGTGCCGATCGGTGTGGCACGAGGGATATTTCCCGGACGTGTCATCTGGGATAGAAATCCGGATGCGACAAATGAGAACTGCGGAAACAGATCCTTTGGTGATGCCTACTACCTCCCCAAGAACACCAACATGACTGTGGTCGATGGGATGGTTCGGGAGTCGCTGCTCAAGCTCACCGGTACATCCAAGGTTCGCGACGCAATGGACTCGTTGTTCGTTTCCTTCAACACGAGGAAAGGGAAGGGAGCGTTAGGATACAAGACCGGAGAGAAGATCTTCATCAAGACGAACGGTATCGGATCCACGGTGGTTGACAGCAACAATCACTCTATCCCTGATCTTACTTCCTATATCGAATCGCGCACGTCTCCGCAGCCTGTTCTCGCGTTGCTTCGGGGACTCATCAATGATTATGGCATCCCGCAGGAGAACATTTCTGTTGGTGATCCGATGCGGGATATTCAGAGCGAATATTGGGACATCTGGCATACAGAGTTTCCAAACGTCAGATATATCTGCCACAAAGGTGGACAAGGACGGACCGTTGCAGCCAAAGGGACAAAACCGTCAGTGTTCTTCTCCGACAAAGGTGGAACACTTCGCGCCGGCAGCTGGAGCGACATGTCGGTCGGGTCTCCCGTCTATCAAGATACCCTCTACAGCGTGATCGAGGAAGCGGATTACCTGATCTATGTGGGGGCTCTCAAAGTTCACGAACGCGGTGGAATGACGGTGATCGGAAAACTTGATTTCGGCTCGCACGTCCGGCAGAATGCCATGCATATGCACATGGGACTCGTCAATCCGGATGGATTTACTCCCGGCGGTAACAAGAACAGCAGGTTCGGATATAGCAAGTACCGCGTCCTGGTGGATCTTATGGGGCATAAGAAACTCGGCGGCAACTCCGTGTTCTATGTCGTCGATGGATTATGGGGCGGACGTGGAGCAAACCTGGAGCCTGTCAAATTCAAAATGGCGCCATTTAATAACGACTGGCCATCTTCCATTCTGATGTCGCAGGATCCGGTAGCGTTGGAATCTGTGTGCTATGACATGCTCAAGGCTGAGTTCACAAGCGACAAGCATGCCGAGACGTACCCCCAGATGGTCGGCGTTGACGATCACCTGCATCAGGCTGCAGACTCGGCGAATTGGCCGACAGGTGTGCGTTATGATCCTGAGAATGACGGTACACCGATAGGAAGCCTGGGTGTGCATGAACACTGGAACAATGCAACGGAGATGAGCTATTCGAAAAATCTCCGGAAAGCGAACGGAATAGAACTCCTGAAGATCATCCCCGCCGTGAGTGCCGCCGAACATGAAGCCGGTCCTCCCGAAGAGTATCTGCTGGAACAGAACTATCCGAACCCATTCAACCCACAGACGGTCATCACCTTCAGGGTGCCAGCTCGAAGCCACGTTACACTCAAGGTGTATGATGCAGCTGGCCGGGAGGTGGCGATGCTCGTCGACGAGGAGAAGTCGCCAGGGAGATACACTGTTCCGTGGGATGCAACAGAGATGCCGAGCGGCGTCTACTTCGGACGGCTCACGTCGGCCGGATTCGCAGAAACAAAAAAGATGCTCCTGGTGCGATAG
- a CDS encoding sialate O-acetylesterase, giving the protein MIRKTKIAFLITLFLCFLSLSMVAQVKLPRLISDGMVLQRDARVKVWGWAARGEKVTVKFLGSTYSATADTMGEWAVQLSGLKAGGPCTMTIDASNSITINNILIGDVWVCSGQSNMELPMRRVRPLYEQDVAEASNTYIRYFAVPQKYNFNAPQTDLSGGMWESPNPTSVLSFSAVAYFFGAELYAKYHVPVGLINTSLGGSPAESWMSEEALRQFPKHFQEAQRFKNADLIRQIESQDKARIDAWYELLKQKDEGYKDPQRPWFSPAVSTDGWPQMHVPGYWAGTTLGPVNGVVWFRRDFDIPESMTGRPGTLNLGRLVDADSVFVNGVFVGTTSYQYPPRWYDLPSTVLKKGRNTIVVRVISNIGKGGFVPDKPYEIVCAGQTIDLKGEWKYRLGAAMDPLAGQTFVRWKPLGLYNAMLSPLLNYAIKGAAWYQGESNAERPAEYCALLPALIRDWRTQWNEGDFPFLIVQLPNFMEPKSQPSESNWALLREAQMDASSLPNTGVVVTIDLGEWNDIHPLNKKDVGKRLTLAAAKMAYADETVVSSGPVYTSMRTEGNKIILSFTNTGSGLVAKGKDLDGFAIAGADKRFVWAHATIKGNTVVVWSEDVSNPVAVRYAWADNPSGAGLYNVEGLPAAPFRTDSTPF; this is encoded by the coding sequence ATGATCCGGAAGACGAAAATCGCATTTCTCATTACGCTCTTCCTGTGTTTCTTGTCGCTGTCCATGGTCGCCCAGGTAAAGCTGCCGCGTCTCATCAGTGACGGCATGGTCTTACAGCGGGATGCCCGGGTCAAGGTGTGGGGATGGGCGGCGCGAGGCGAGAAGGTCACGGTCAAATTCCTCGGATCGACCTATTCCGCAACCGCGGACACGATGGGGGAATGGGCCGTCCAGCTCTCGGGATTGAAAGCGGGCGGACCTTGTACGATGACAATAGACGCCAGCAATTCAATCACCATAAACAATATCCTGATTGGTGACGTCTGGGTCTGTTCCGGTCAATCGAACATGGAACTGCCCATGCGCCGCGTGCGCCCGCTCTATGAGCAGGACGTTGCAGAAGCGAGCAACACGTACATCAGGTACTTCGCAGTCCCGCAGAAGTACAATTTCAACGCTCCGCAAACTGATCTCAGCGGCGGAATGTGGGAGAGTCCGAATCCGACGTCGGTTCTGAGCTTCTCTGCGGTCGCGTATTTCTTTGGCGCGGAGCTTTACGCGAAATATCATGTTCCTGTCGGCCTCATCAACACCAGCCTTGGCGGTTCACCGGCTGAGTCGTGGATGAGCGAGGAAGCATTGAGGCAGTTCCCAAAGCACTTTCAGGAGGCTCAACGGTTCAAAAACGCGGACCTGATTCGTCAGATCGAAAGTCAGGACAAGGCCAGAATCGATGCCTGGTATGAGCTGCTGAAACAAAAGGACGAGGGCTATAAGGATCCTCAGAGGCCGTGGTTCAGTCCGGCCGTGAGCACCGACGGCTGGCCGCAGATGCATGTGCCGGGCTACTGGGCTGGAACCACACTCGGTCCGGTCAACGGCGTTGTCTGGTTTCGGAGGGATTTTGATATTCCTGAATCCATGACCGGCAGGCCGGGGACACTGAATCTGGGACGGCTTGTGGATGCGGACTCCGTCTTTGTCAACGGTGTATTCGTGGGCACGACGAGCTATCAGTACCCACCGCGGTGGTACGACCTCCCGTCCACCGTGTTAAAAAAAGGACGGAACACGATTGTCGTTCGGGTCATCAGCAACATCGGCAAGGGAGGGTTTGTCCCCGACAAGCCGTACGAGATCGTCTGTGCCGGACAAACGATCGACCTAAAAGGCGAGTGGAAGTACCGGCTCGGGGCTGCGATGGATCCGTTGGCGGGTCAGACATTTGTCCGTTGGAAGCCGCTCGGCTTGTACAACGCCATGCTGTCGCCTCTCCTGAACTATGCCATCAAAGGAGCGGCATGGTACCAGGGGGAGTCGAATGCCGAAAGGCCTGCCGAGTACTGCGCGCTGCTTCCTGCTCTGATTCGTGATTGGCGAACACAATGGAACGAAGGGGATTTTCCGTTCCTGATCGTTCAACTTCCGAATTTCATGGAGCCGAAGAGTCAGCCATCAGAAAGCAACTGGGCGCTGCTGAGGGAAGCACAGATGGATGCGTCCTCGCTGCCGAACACCGGTGTCGTCGTCACGATCGATCTTGGAGAATGGAACGACATTCATCCCCTGAACAAGAAAGATGTCGGCAAACGGTTGACACTTGCCGCGGCGAAGATGGCATATGCTGATGAGACGGTTGTTTCTTCCGGGCCTGTGTATACGTCCATGAGGACGGAAGGGAACAAGATCATCCTCTCGTTCACGAACACAGGAAGCGGATTGGTCGCCAAAGGAAAGGATCTTGACGGCTTCGCCATCGCGGGAGCGGACAAACGGTTCGTTTGGGCGCACGCGACCATCAAGGGTAACACGGTGGTTGTTTGGAGCGAGGATGTTTCCAATCCTGTTGCGGTCCGATATGCCTGGGCGGATAATCCTTCAGGTGCTGGTCTCTACAATGTCGAAGGACTCCCGGCTGCGCCATTCAGAACCGACAGTACTCCATTCTGA
- a CDS encoding MFS transporter has translation MTNSESTDMNNAAGQAAPVTHYRWAICALLFFATTINYVDRSVLGLLAPVLQKEIGWDQIDYGNIVAAFMAAYAIAMVFVGRFVDRVGTKTGFSISIVVWSIAAMGHALARSVFGFGVARFALGLGESGNFPSSNKAIAEWFPKKERALAISLFNSGANIGALLVPLVVPWIALTWGWQAAFIFTGLLGFIWLVFWLWLYEIPERHKKVSRAELEIIHSDAAESAPEKIPWLGLLRYRQTWSFIVGKLLTDPFWWFYIYWLPKFLNEKYGLDLAHVGLPLIVIYTMTSVGGIAGGWLPGFFIRAGWGINRGRKTAMLVCALLIVPIVFVPIASLWWAVILLGLATAAHQGWSANLFTTVSDMFPKKAVGSVTGIGGMAGSIGGILIASGTGYILQATGSYTTLFIMAGSAYVITLFIFHLLVPKIDTFEMGIK, from the coding sequence ATGACAAACTCTGAAAGCACTGACATGAACAATGCTGCGGGTCAAGCAGCGCCGGTGACCCACTATCGCTGGGCTATTTGTGCACTGCTCTTCTTTGCTACAACCATCAACTATGTAGACCGATCGGTTCTGGGACTTCTTGCTCCTGTCCTGCAGAAGGAAATCGGCTGGGACCAGATTGATTATGGCAATATTGTCGCAGCGTTCATGGCCGCCTATGCCATAGCTATGGTTTTTGTCGGCAGGTTTGTTGACAGGGTGGGAACGAAAACCGGATTCTCAATCTCCATTGTTGTTTGGAGCATCGCAGCGATGGGACATGCTCTCGCCAGGTCTGTTTTCGGCTTTGGCGTTGCGAGGTTCGCTCTTGGCCTGGGCGAGTCCGGGAATTTTCCCTCGTCGAATAAAGCCATCGCTGAATGGTTTCCGAAGAAGGAGAGAGCTCTTGCGATATCTTTGTTTAACTCCGGGGCGAACATTGGCGCACTGCTGGTTCCTCTTGTCGTCCCCTGGATCGCTCTGACCTGGGGTTGGCAGGCGGCGTTCATCTTCACCGGTCTGCTCGGGTTCATCTGGCTGGTTTTCTGGCTTTGGCTCTATGAGATACCGGAGAGGCACAAAAAAGTCTCAAGGGCGGAATTGGAAATCATTCACAGCGATGCGGCTGAGAGCGCGCCGGAAAAAATTCCCTGGTTGGGTTTGCTCAGATACCGACAAACCTGGTCTTTCATCGTCGGCAAATTGCTGACGGATCCGTTCTGGTGGTTCTATATATATTGGCTGCCGAAATTCCTCAACGAAAAATATGGTCTCGACCTGGCTCATGTCGGCCTGCCATTGATCGTTATCTATACCATGACGAGCGTCGGCGGCATTGCCGGGGGGTGGCTCCCGGGATTCTTTATCAGAGCTGGCTGGGGAATCAACAGGGGAAGGAAGACCGCAATGCTGGTCTGTGCATTGTTGATTGTGCCCATCGTGTTCGTTCCCATTGCATCGTTATGGTGGGCAGTGATTTTGCTCGGTCTGGCTACAGCAGCGCATCAGGGTTGGTCTGCAAACCTTTTCACGACAGTTTCTGATATGTTCCCCAAGAAAGCGGTCGGGTCTGTTACCGGGATCGGCGGCATGGCCGGTTCGATCGGCGGAATATTGATCGCTTCGGGGACCGGCTATATCCTGCAGGCAACCGGAAGTTATACCACGCTCTTCATCATGGCTGGATCAGCATACGTGATCACGTTGTTCATCTTCCATCTGTTGGTCCCGAAAATCGACACCTTCGAGATGGGGATCAAATGA
- a CDS encoding glycoside hydrolase family 88 protein, which produces MLRVAVLIVFYALVRCPCDSFAQSATDIERTLRAVANGIVKDSVFSFVDQKSGRHIKYATEAPEDAQLRLVSPYADWRYWNGVLNISLIRLGETLHQASFADFAVRNVAFSFDNVGCFKDRYKGEGKWNYPFGQHFIMEELDDCGAMGASVIEVYRSDRQDRYRSYIDQAAAHMLKRQTRLNDGTFARSFPHKWTLWSDDLYMSISFLSRMGALTGDRKYFDDAALQVINFQKYVFDVNTGLMYHCWYSDVQRPGVAFWGRANGWALMAQVDLLDRLPTNHPSRPQLLEILKRHILGVARYQGAEGLWHQLLDKPDSYVETSCSAMFAYAIARSVNKGYIEQRYASIARRGWEGVTSKIRSDGQIEGVCAGTSVSDDLVAYYCRPTPLNDIHGIGAVILAGTEILQLAK; this is translated from the coding sequence GTGTTACGAGTAGCGGTTCTCATCGTGTTCTATGCTCTGGTGCGATGTCCCTGCGATTCCTTTGCCCAAAGCGCAACGGATATCGAGCGTACTCTCCGCGCTGTGGCTAACGGTATCGTTAAAGATTCAGTGTTCAGTTTCGTCGATCAGAAGAGCGGGCGACACATCAAGTACGCAACCGAGGCGCCGGAGGATGCACAACTGCGGCTTGTAAGCCCTTACGCAGACTGGCGCTACTGGAACGGAGTGCTGAACATTTCGTTGATCAGATTGGGTGAAACACTTCACCAGGCTTCCTTTGCCGATTTCGCGGTGAGAAACGTGGCATTCAGTTTCGACAACGTCGGTTGCTTCAAGGATCGGTACAAGGGGGAAGGGAAATGGAATTATCCCTTTGGACAACATTTCATCATGGAAGAGCTCGACGACTGCGGCGCAATGGGTGCCAGTGTCATCGAAGTGTACCGCAGCGATAGGCAGGATCGGTATCGATCATACATCGATCAAGCCGCAGCACATATGCTGAAACGGCAGACCCGGCTGAACGACGGCACGTTTGCCCGGTCGTTTCCGCACAAATGGACTCTCTGGTCTGATGATCTCTACATGAGCATCTCCTTCCTCTCCCGGATGGGTGCTCTGACAGGAGACAGGAAGTATTTTGACGACGCTGCGCTGCAGGTCATCAATTTCCAAAAGTACGTGTTTGATGTGAATACCGGATTGATGTATCACTGCTGGTATTCAGATGTGCAACGGCCGGGTGTTGCCTTCTGGGGCCGTGCCAATGGTTGGGCCCTGATGGCGCAGGTTGATTTGCTGGACCGCCTGCCGACGAATCACCCCAGCCGCCCGCAGTTGTTGGAGATTCTGAAACGACACATCCTTGGAGTCGCCCGCTACCAGGGGGCAGAGGGTCTGTGGCATCAGTTGCTCGACAAGCCCGACTCGTATGTGGAGACGTCCTGCAGCGCGATGTTTGCGTATGCAATCGCACGATCCGTCAACAAGGGGTACATCGAGCAGCGCTACGCCTCGATTGCCCGACGCGGATGGGAAGGTGTGACGTCGAAAATCCGGTCCGATGGCCAGATTGAAGGAGTCTGCGCAGGAACATCAGTCAGTGACGATCTCGTCGCCTACTATTGCCGTCCGACGCCTCTGAACGACATCCATGGGATTGGTGCTGTGATACTGGCCGGCACAGAAATCCTGCAGCTCGCCAAGTGA
- a CDS encoding uroporphyrinogen decarboxylase has translation MTDAQWVLLKSTIQGEQSSSLPIGFIIDCPWVPNWCGVTILDYFSNDDIWINANLKAINDFPDVMFLPGFWSEFGMCTEPSAFGARCSFPVNEFPHAHKLSLTVNEIDSLPSPNPKVDGLLPFMLNRLKLAQPRIEDAGHKIRFAVARGPLNIASYLMGTSEFLTLLMIAPATAERLITKITTFLKEWLSLQRETFPTIDGILLLDDIIGFLGEPEFRSFGLPYFKELYGTDVSVRFLHNDAHCKVSAPFLPEMGVNLFNMGFDITLNELKLLTGNKVTLLGNIPPRDVLASGTPEDVTRVTTELIESLHDRSRVILSCGGGMPPGVKSENIKAFIDAAKRQVPVP, from the coding sequence ATGACAGATGCACAATGGGTGTTACTGAAAAGCACCATACAAGGTGAACAATCATCGTCTCTCCCAATCGGCTTCATCATCGATTGTCCGTGGGTGCCAAACTGGTGCGGGGTTACCATCCTCGACTATTTTTCGAACGATGACATCTGGATCAACGCCAACCTCAAAGCTATCAATGATTTCCCTGATGTCATGTTCCTCCCCGGTTTCTGGTCTGAATTTGGTATGTGCACCGAACCGTCCGCGTTCGGAGCGCGATGCTCATTTCCGGTGAACGAATTTCCCCATGCGCACAAGCTTTCACTTACAGTGAATGAAATCGACTCGCTTCCATCGCCGAATCCAAAGGTCGATGGTCTCTTGCCCTTCATGTTGAATCGTCTGAAACTGGCGCAACCTCGAATCGAGGATGCGGGCCACAAGATCCGGTTCGCCGTGGCCCGGGGACCACTGAATATCGCCAGCTATCTCATGGGTACGTCGGAATTCCTGACGCTTCTGATGATAGCTCCTGCAACAGCAGAACGGTTGATAACAAAGATCACAACGTTTCTCAAAGAATGGCTGTCGCTGCAGAGGGAAACATTCCCCACCATCGATGGCATTCTGCTGCTCGATGATATCATCGGATTTCTCGGCGAACCAGAGTTCCGTTCGTTCGGACTCCCGTACTTCAAAGAGTTGTACGGCACCGATGTCTCCGTCAGGTTCCTCCACAATGACGCTCATTGCAAAGTGTCGGCTCCGTTCCTGCCAGAGATGGGAGTCAATCTTTTCAACATGGGATTTGACATTACGCTGAATGAATTGAAATTATTGACTGGAAACAAAGTCACGCTTCTTGGAAACATCCCTCCACGTGATGTGCTGGCGAGCGGTACTCCGGAGGACGTGACCAGAGTGACAACTGAGTTGATCGAATCTCTTCATGATCGGTCCAGAGTCATTCTGTCTTGCGGTGGAGGCATGCCGCCGGGGGTGAAGTCTGAGAATATCAAGGCCTTTATTGACGCGGCAAAGAGACAAGTACCTGTCCCATAG
- a CDS encoding SDR family NAD(P)-dependent oxidoreductase, whose amino-acid sequence MNQSGALYRDLRNKTVVVTGGGSGLGFAIASEFIANSSHVVIVGRDAARLKEARKLLGKKAHCIAFDVDEIDRLPELVALIKGAVGEVDVLVNNAGINMKKDVLHVTNKDFQGIIQTNQTAVFALTRDILRSMVVRRSGSVIMISSMASRYGIPKVIGYTASKSAVEGMTRALAVECAPFGIRVNCIAPGFIKTRMSSEALESDPERKHKVLARTPMGRLGEPADVAHAALFLASEQSKFVTGVVLPVDGGNSIGF is encoded by the coding sequence ATGAATCAGTCAGGAGCTTTGTACCGTGACTTGCGGAACAAGACCGTCGTTGTAACGGGCGGCGGAAGTGGACTCGGTTTCGCCATCGCGAGCGAGTTTATCGCCAATTCTTCACACGTCGTTATCGTCGGCAGAGATGCCGCGAGACTCAAGGAAGCCCGTAAGCTACTCGGAAAGAAGGCCCATTGCATTGCATTTGATGTGGACGAGATTGACCGGCTGCCGGAGCTTGTGGCATTGATCAAGGGTGCCGTCGGCGAGGTAGATGTCCTCGTCAACAACGCGGGCATCAACATGAAGAAAGATGTTCTTCACGTTACCAACAAGGATTTTCAGGGAATCATCCAAACAAATCAAACCGCAGTCTTTGCCCTGACGCGGGACATATTGAGATCCATGGTCGTGCGGCGGTCCGGGAGCGTGATCATGATCAGTTCGATGGCCTCCCGGTATGGCATCCCAAAAGTGATCGGCTATACTGCATCGAAATCGGCTGTCGAAGGTATGACGCGCGCGCTCGCGGTGGAGTGTGCCCCGTTCGGTATCCGCGTCAACTGCATTGCTCCAGGATTCATCAAAACGAGAATGTCCTCAGAAGCACTCGAGAGCGATCCGGAGCGGAAGCACAAAGTTCTTGCCCGCACTCCAATGGGGCGATTGGGGGAGCCGGCAGACGTCGCACATGCGGCGCTGTTCCTGGCGTCAGAACAGTCGAAATTTGTCACAGGAGTCGTACTCCCTGTGGATGGAGGCAATTCCATTGGATTTTGA